Proteins co-encoded in one Marmota flaviventris isolate mMarFla1 chromosome 9, mMarFla1.hap1, whole genome shotgun sequence genomic window:
- the LOC114093732 gene encoding olfactory receptor 4B1-like: MACANNVTELIITGLFRDPEVQRVCFVLFLPVYLATVVGNGLIVATVSVSKSLRSPMYFFLGYLSLVEICYSSTVVPKFITDLLAKVKTISLKGCLAQIFFFHFFGVTEILLLVVMAYDRYVAICKPLHYMNIMSRQLCHMLVAGSWLGGFIHSIIQVLITIPLPFCGPNVMDHYFCDLRPLFKLACKDTFVEGVTVLANSGLIALCSFLILVSSYIVILFTLRNRSAEGRCKALSTCASHITVVILFFGPAIFLYMRPSSTFTGDKLVAVFYTVITPMLNPIIYTLRNTEVKIAMRKLWARRENSGME, translated from the coding sequence ATGGCCTGTGCAAATAACGTGACTGAGTTAATCATCACTGGACTTTTCCGGGATCCAGAGGTGCAGAGAGTGTGCTTTGTGTTGTTTCTCCCCGTGTACCTGGCCACTGTGGTGGGCAATGGCCTCATTGTTGCGACGGTCAGTGTCAGTAAGAGTCTGCgctcccccatgtacttcttccttgGCTACCTGTCCCTGGTGGAGATCTGTTACTCCTCTACTGTGGTCCCTAAATTCATCACTGACTTACTTGCCAAGGTCAAAACCATCTCCCTGAAGGGCTGTCTGGCCCAGATCTTCTTCTTCCACTTCTTTGGGGtcactgagatcctcctgcttgtGGTGATGGCTTATGACCGCtacgtggccatctgcaagcctcTTCATTACATGAACATTATGAGTCGTCAACTGTGTCACATGCTGGTGGCTGGTTCCTGGCTGGGGGGCTTCATTCACTCCATAATTCAGGTTCTCATCACCATTCCACTGCCCTTCTGTGGTCCCAATGTGATGGACCACTATTTCTGTGACCTCCGTCCCTTATTCAAGCTAGCCTGCAAGGACACCTTTGTGGAGGGGGTGACTGTATTGGCCAATAGTGGATTAATTGCCCTGTGCTCTTTCCTCATTTTGGTGTCCTCCTACATCGTCATCCTGTTCACCCTGAGGAACCGCTCTGCAGAGGGGAGGTGCAAAGCCCTATCCACCTGCGCCTCTCACATCACAGTGGTTATCTTGTTTTTTGGACCTGCCATCTTCCTCTATATGCGGCCCTCGTCCACCTTCACTGGGGACAAACTGGTGGCTGTGTTCTACACGGTcatcacccccatgctgaaccccatCATCTACACACTCAGAAACACAGAGGTGAAAATCGCCATGAGGAAGCTGTGGGCCAGAAGGGAGAACTCAGGGATggaatga
- the LOC114093747 gene encoding olfactory receptor 4B1-like: MASTNNVTELIITGLFKDPEVQRACFVLFLPMYLATIVGNGLIVVTVSVSKSLRSPMYFFLGYLSLVEICYSSTVVPKCITDLLAKVKTISLKGCLAQIFFFHFFGVTEILLLVVMAYDRYVAICKPLHYMNIMSRQLCHMLVAGSWLGGFIHSMMQVLVTVPLPFCSSNVMDHYFCDLQPLFKLACKDTFVEGIVVLANSGLISVFSLIILVSSYIVILFNLRNHSAEGRRKALSTCASHITVVTLFFGPAIFLYMRPSSTFTVDKLVAVFYTVITPMLNPIIYTLRNAEVKTAMRKLWGQKNSGM, translated from the coding sequence ATGGCCAGTACAAACAATGTGACTGAGTTAATTATCACAGGACTTTTCAAGGATCCAGAGGTGCAAAGAGCGTGCTTTGTGTTGTTTCTCCCCATGTACCTGGCCACCATAGTGGGCAATGGCCTCATTGTTGTGACAGTCAGTGTCAGTAAGAGTCTGCgctcccccatgtacttcttccttgGCTACCTGTCCCTGGTGGAGATCTGTTACTCCTCTACTGTGGTCCCTAAATGCATCACTGACTTACTTGCCAAGGTCAAAACCATCTCCCTGAAGGGCTGTCTGGCCCAGATCTTCTTCTTCCACTTCTTTGGGGtcactgagatcctcctgcttgtGGTGATGGCTTATGATCGCtacgtggccatctgcaagcctcTTCATTACATGAACATTATGAGTCGTCAACTGTGTCACATGCTGGTGGCTGGTTCCTGGCTGGGGGGCTTCATTCACTCCATGATGCAGGTTCTTGTCACTGTCCCACTGCCCTTCTGCAGTTCCAATGTGATGGACCACTATTTCTGTGACCTGCAGCCTTTATTCAAGCTAGCCTGCAAGGACACCTTTGTGGAGGGGATCGTTGTGTTGGCCAACAGTGGATTAATCTCCGTCTTCTCCCTTATCATCTTGGTGTCCTCCTACATCGTCATCCTATTCAACCTGAGGAACCACTCTGCAGAGGGGAGACGCAAAGCCCTGTCCACCTGCGCCTCTCACATCACAGTGGTCACCTTGTTTTTTGGACCTGCCATCTTCCTTTATATGCGGCCCTCATCCACCTTCACTGTGGACAAACTGGTGGCCGTGTTCTACACGGTcatcacccccatgctgaaccccatCATCTACACACTCAGAAATGCAGAGGTAAAAACTGCCATGAGGAAGCTGTGGGGCCAAAAGAACTCAGGGATGTAG